From a single Cytophagales bacterium WSM2-2 genomic region:
- the purK gene encoding N5-carboxyaminoimidazole ribonucleotide synthase, whose protein sequence is MSQKFYQEFKLGILGGGQLGRMLIQSGLDWNIFFSILDPDPSAPCHSIAEFTTGKLTDYQTVIEFGKSCDLITIEIENVNVAALKDLVKQGKKVFPQPEVIELIQDKRKQKQFYRDNAIPTAEFVLTENKSDVIAQKSFLPAVNKLGKEGYDGRGVQVIRSEKDLEKAFDAPGLLERLIDFEKEISVIVARNEKGDVQTFPAVEMVFHPEANLVEYLFSPADISTDIAKEADAIARKIIANLNMVGLLAVEMFVTKDRKVLVNEIAPRPHNSGHQTIEANVTSQYQQHLRAILNLPLGDTSIISPSAMVNVLGEEGFSGLAKYNGLEEVLDKPGVYVHLYGKKLTKPFRKMGHVTIVDRDIEKLKKKTNFVKQTLKVTT, encoded by the coding sequence ATGTCACAAAAGTTTTATCAGGAGTTCAAGCTGGGAATTTTAGGAGGAGGCCAGCTTGGACGAATGCTTATTCAATCCGGGCTGGATTGGAATATTTTTTTTTCGATCCTCGATCCTGATCCCTCCGCTCCCTGTCATTCGATAGCAGAATTTACAACCGGCAAATTAACTGACTACCAAACCGTAATTGAATTTGGAAAATCATGTGATCTGATCACGATCGAAATTGAAAATGTTAATGTTGCGGCCCTCAAAGACCTGGTGAAGCAAGGCAAGAAAGTTTTTCCGCAGCCAGAAGTTATAGAACTCATACAAGACAAACGAAAGCAAAAGCAATTCTATCGTGACAATGCAATACCCACAGCGGAATTTGTGCTCACCGAAAACAAGAGTGATGTTATAGCTCAGAAATCGTTTTTGCCGGCAGTAAACAAGCTTGGCAAAGAAGGGTATGATGGCCGTGGTGTACAAGTTATCCGCAGCGAAAAAGATCTTGAAAAAGCATTTGATGCACCCGGCCTGCTTGAAAGACTGATTGACTTCGAAAAAGAAATTTCTGTTATCGTTGCCCGAAATGAAAAAGGAGACGTGCAGACTTTTCCTGCAGTTGAAATGGTCTTTCACCCGGAAGCGAACCTGGTGGAATACTTATTTTCACCGGCAGATATTTCGACTGATATAGCCAAAGAAGCGGATGCCATAGCCCGCAAAATAATTGCTAACCTGAATATGGTCGGGCTTCTCGCAGTTGAAATGTTCGTAACAAAAGACCGAAAAGTGCTGGTCAATGAGATTGCTCCCCGGCCTCACAACAGCGGACATCAGACAATTGAAGCCAATGTAACTTCGCAATACCAGCAACATCTTCGGGCAATACTCAATTTACCATTGGGTGATACTTCCATCATTAGCCCCAGCGCAATGGTCAATGTGTTAGGTGAAGAAGGTTTTTCTGGTCTGGCAAAATACAATGGACTCGAAGAAGTGCTTGATAAGCCAGGGGTGTATGTGCACCTGTACGGAAAAAAGCTCACCAAGCCATTTCGAAAAATGGGCCATGTGACAATTGTCGATCGGGACATTGAAAAGTTGAAGAAGAAAACCAATTTTGTAAAACAAACTTTGAAAGTGACCACATGA
- the purE gene encoding N5-carboxyaminoimidazole ribonucleotide mutase, with protein MSAPVIGIIMGSQSDLKVMKEAAEFLEEMKIPFELTVVSAHRTPKRMVDYASSARGRGLKVIIAGAGGAAHLPGMVASLTSLPVIGVPIKSSNSIDGWDSILSILQMPSGVPVATVALNGAKNAGILAAQIIGSADKSLAKKLDNYKISLQKKVEKSFQEIESKGWRNSEE; from the coding sequence ATGAGCGCACCTGTCATCGGAATAATTATGGGCAGCCAGTCGGACCTGAAGGTGATGAAAGAAGCAGCTGAATTTTTGGAAGAAATGAAGATTCCCTTTGAGCTTACCGTAGTTTCTGCGCACCGTACACCCAAACGCATGGTCGACTATGCATCATCAGCCCGTGGACGGGGATTGAAAGTGATCATTGCCGGAGCTGGTGGCGCAGCACACTTGCCGGGAATGGTGGCTTCCCTCACTTCCCTGCCGGTAATTGGTGTCCCGATTAAGTCGTCTAACTCTATTGACGGTTGGGATTCGATACTTTCAATTTTACAGATGCCCTCAGGAGTGCCTGTGGCCACAGTAGCCCTCAATGGGGCTAAAAATGCAGGTATCCTTGCGGCACAGATTATTGGCTCTGCTGATAAATCCCTGGCCAAAAAACTGGACAACTATAAAATCTCTTTACAGAAAAAGGTGGAAAAATCTTTTCAGGAGATCGAAAGCAAGGGTTGGCGTAATTCTGAAGAGTAG